The Micromonospora sp. NBC_00421 DNA window CGGTGTCACCTCGGCCGAGTACGACGGGCTGGTGTCCCGCTGGGGCCTGCCGTCCTGGGTCCGGCTGAAGTCGTACAACCTCCCCGACTACTACGTGCGGCACGCCGGCGACGTGGGCCGGATCGACGCCTACCCGTTCGACCCGCACCAGGACCAGCTGTGGCGTATGGTCGCCGGCCTGGCCGACTCCACCGGCGTATCGTTCGAGTCGGTCAATTCTCCCGGGCGCTACCTGAGGCACAGCGACTACGCGATCCGGCTGGCGGCCAACGACGGCACCGCGACGTTCCGCGCAGACGCGACCTTCCGGCGGGTCCCCGGCCTGGCCGACTCCGCCTGGTCGTCGTTCCGGTCCTACAACTTCCCGGACCGCTACCTGCGCCACTCCAACTACGTGCTGCGCATCGACCCCCTCAGTGCGAGTTCGAGCACCGGTGACCGCCAGGACGCCACCTTCCGTGTCTCCTGATCCCCGAAGGCAGAGGTAACTGTGCGATCTCGGATACGAACACTGCTGGCCGTCCTCGCCGCCAGCGCCACCGTCGCGGCGGGTACCGCGCTCACCCCCGCGTCGCCCGCCTCGGCGGCGCCCGGCAGCCCGGCCGTCCGGCCGCCCCTGGGCTGGAACAGTTGGAACACCTTCGGCTGCAACATCAACGAAGCCAAGATCCGCGGCGCTGCGGACGCCATGGTCAACTCCGGTATGCGCGCGGCCGGCTATCAGTACGTGGTGGTCGACGACTGCTGGCAGGCCACCACCCGGGACGCCGCCGGCAACCTGCGCTCCGACCCGGTGCGATTCCCGTCCGGCATGAAGGCGCTCGGCGACTACATCCACTCGAAGGGGCTCAAGTTCGGCATCTACCAGGCACCTCGTGAGGAGACCTGCGCCCAGTACTTCAACGCCCTCGGCGGGGCCACCGGCGCGCTGAATCACGAGCAGCAGGACGCCACCACGTTCGCGTCCTGGGGGGTCGACTTCCTGAAGTACGACTGGTGCTCGCCGTGGGGCAGCCTGAACGACCAGATCGCGGGCTTCACGAAGATGCGCGACGCGCTGCGTGCCACAGGCCGGCCGATCGTCTACTCGATCAACTCCAACAGCGCGCACTCCAACACCGGTCCGTCCTACGACTGGAGCAACGTGGCGGACATGTGGCGTACCACCGAGGACATCACCGACCGGTGGAGCACCGGCTGCCGGGCCGACTGCTTCATGGGCGTCACCGAGATCCTCGACGTCCAGGCGCCCCTGGCCGCGTGGGCCGGCCCGGGGCACTGGAACGACCCCGACATGCTCGAGGTCGGTGTCCGCGGGACGTTCACCCCGACGCAGAACCGCGCGCACTTCAGCATGTGGGCCATGATGGCCGCGCCGCTGATCGCCGGCAACGACATCACCGCGATGCCCGCCGACGTCCGTGACGTGCTGACCAACCCCGACGTGCTGGCGGTCAACCAGGACAGCGCGGGCCGGCAGGCCCGGCGGGTGCGCGACCTCGGCGAGACCGAGGTGTGGGCCAAGACCCTCGCCGACGGCTCCGGCGCGGTCGCCCTGCTGAACCGCTCGGGCAGCACCGCGACGGTGTCCACCACCGCCGCCGAGATCGGCATGCCGGCGGCCGGCAGCTACACCCTGGCCGACGTCTGGACCAGGGCGTCGCGGAACACCGCCGCGGCGATCAGCGCGACCGTCCCGCCGAACGGCGTGGTCATGTACCGGGTCCGGACCGGCTCGTCGACGCCCACCACCTCCTTCGGCCTGCGCGGCGTGGGCTCCGGTCGCTGCCTGGACGTGCTCGGCGGCGCGCCGACCGACGGCGTCCAGGCGGTCCTCTGGGATTGCAACGGCGGCATCACCCAGGTCGTCACCGCGGCTTCGGGCCAACTCCGCATTGGCGGGAAGTGCCTCGACGCCGAGAGCAACGGCACCGCGAACGGCACCAGGGTCATCCTCTGGACCTGCGGTACGGGCACCAACCAGCAGTGGACGAGCCAATCTGACGGCACCATCCGAGGAGGGCAATCAGGGAAATGTATCGACGTCAATCAAGCGGGTACTGCCAACAACAGCCCGTTGGTCCTGTGGACCTGCTCCGGCGCGTCCCACCAACGATGGACGCGCGTCTGACGGGCAGGGACGGGCCGCCCCGCGCGGAACGAACGACGCAGCGGGGGAGCCGTCGGACCGGTGTCCACCGTGCCGACCGGTGGGCCGACGCCGACCGAGCATCCCGCTCGTGAAACTCCGGGCATCCATGGCCCCCTGACCCCGTCTCCGACATCCATCCGCACCCGACCACCGATGCGCGCTGATCCACCGCAAGCCACCGAACGACGTACCACCCATCGCGCCGTTCCCGCAGGCCATCGGGCTGCCCGGCGCCCCGTCCCCAGGAGTAGTCGTGACACCTTCAGTTTCACCCGTACGGAGAACGCCCATCCTCCGCCGCCTGGCGGTGCTGTCCCTGTCCGTCGCCGTTCTGGCCGCCGGAGGGGCCGCGGCAACGCAGTCCTCGTCCGCCGCCGCGCCGACCGTCGCGCCCCGGGCGGCGGCGACCCCCACGACACCGCCTGGGTCGTACCCGGGGCCGGGCCGGGTCACCGGGGACGTCGGGGTGCACGATCCGACGATCGTGGTCCGTCCGGGTGGTGGTTACCTGTTGGCGCACACCGGTGCCAACATCGCCCTCAAGACCTCCAGTGACCGGACCGCGTTCCGTAACGCAGGTGCGGTGTTCCCCAACGGTGCGCCGTGGACCACCACGTACACCGGTGGCAGCAGCAACCTGTGGGCGCCGGACCTGTCCTACCGTGATGGTCGGTACTGGCTGTACTACTCGGCCTCGACGTTCGGGTCGAACCGGTCGGCGATCTTCCTGGCCACGAGCACCACCGGTGCCTCCGGCAGTTGGACCAACCAGGGTCTGGTGATCGAGTCCCGGACGTCGGACAACTTCAACGCGATCGATCCGAACCTGGTGGTCGACGCCTCCGGCAGGTGGTGGCTCAGCTTCGGGTCGTTCTGGTCCGGCATCAAGATGGTGGCGCTGAATCCGGCCACCGGGAAGCGCTCCGACACGACGGTGCGCAGCATCGCGGGCCGCAACGGAGGCGCGATCGAAGCCCCGGTGATCGTGCGGCACGGCAGCTACTACTACCTGTGGGTGTCGTTCGACAGGTGCTGCCAGGGCGCGGCGAGCACCTACCGGGTCATGGTGGGCCGGTCCACCTCGGTCACCGGGCCGTACCTCGACCGCAACGGTGTGGCGATGACCGCCGGCGGTGGCACCCAGGTGCTCGCCGGGCACGGCAACATCCACGGACCGGGGCATCAGGCGGTGTTCACCGACACCGACGCCGAGGTGCTCGTCTACCACTACTACGCCGACAACGGCGCGTCGTTGCTGGGCATCAACCTGCTCGGCTACGACAACGCCGGCTGGCCGTTCGTCTACTGACCGGGAAGGGGATCCGATGATGCGCAGAATCCTGGTCACCGGGGCGGTGGCGATGCTCGCCGCGGCGGGCACGGCGGTCGCCACCCCGGCCGCCGAGGCCGCAACGGTGCAGCCGAACGTGTCCTACGTGCTGGTCAACCGCAACAGCGGCAAGGCCCTCGATGTCTACAACCTGGCAACCACCGACGGTGCCGCCATCAACCAGTACACCCGCAACGACGGTGCCTGGCAGCAGTGGCGGTTCCTCGACTCCGGCAGTGGCTGGTACCGGCTGCAGTCGGTGCACAGCGGCAAGGTGCTCGACCTGCCCACCACCG harbors:
- a CDS encoding glycoside hydrolase family 27 protein, translating into MRSRIRTLLAVLAASATVAAGTALTPASPASAAPGSPAVRPPLGWNSWNTFGCNINEAKIRGAADAMVNSGMRAAGYQYVVVDDCWQATTRDAAGNLRSDPVRFPSGMKALGDYIHSKGLKFGIYQAPREETCAQYFNALGGATGALNHEQQDATTFASWGVDFLKYDWCSPWGSLNDQIAGFTKMRDALRATGRPIVYSINSNSAHSNTGPSYDWSNVADMWRTTEDITDRWSTGCRADCFMGVTEILDVQAPLAAWAGPGHWNDPDMLEVGVRGTFTPTQNRAHFSMWAMMAAPLIAGNDITAMPADVRDVLTNPDVLAVNQDSAGRQARRVRDLGETEVWAKTLADGSGAVALLNRSGSTATVSTTAAEIGMPAAGSYTLADVWTRASRNTAAAISATVPPNGVVMYRVRTGSSTPTTSFGLRGVGSGRCLDVLGGAPTDGVQAVLWDCNGGITQVVTAASGQLRIGGKCLDAESNGTANGTRVILWTCGTGTNQQWTSQSDGTIRGGQSGKCIDVNQAGTANNSPLVLWTCSGASHQRWTRV
- a CDS encoding arabinan endo-1,5-alpha-L-arabinosidase — translated: MTPSVSPVRRTPILRRLAVLSLSVAVLAAGGAAATQSSSAAAPTVAPRAAATPTTPPGSYPGPGRVTGDVGVHDPTIVVRPGGGYLLAHTGANIALKTSSDRTAFRNAGAVFPNGAPWTTTYTGGSSNLWAPDLSYRDGRYWLYYSASTFGSNRSAIFLATSTTGASGSWTNQGLVIESRTSDNFNAIDPNLVVDASGRWWLSFGSFWSGIKMVALNPATGKRSDTTVRSIAGRNGGAIEAPVIVRHGSYYYLWVSFDRCCQGAASTYRVMVGRSTSVTGPYLDRNGVAMTAGGGTQVLAGHGNIHGPGHQAVFTDTDAEVLVYHYYADNGASLLGINLLGYDNAGWPFVY